A single genomic interval of Burkholderia cepacia ATCC 25416 harbors:
- a CDS encoding CaiB/BaiF CoA transferase family protein, producing MTASRGALDGLKVVDLSRVLGGPYCTQALADHGATVVKIEPPDGDETRGWGPPFLGDTAWYFMGVNRNKEGLALDLSRDEGRAILWRLLEEADVLVENFKPGTLARWGMDYARDLQPRFPRLIHCAVTGFGEAGPLGGLPGYDAVIQAMAGLMSVNGERDGDATRIGLPIVDMVTGLNALAGILLALAERGKSGRGQSIDIALYDCGVSLLHPHLPNFFGSGRVPARSGNAHPNIAPYDSYRTATVPIFLAIGNDRQFARLVAHLGAPALAGDPRFVDNRNRCAHRPELKAELEARLAAHACEPLARDLMAAGVPCGPVRTVADVAHDPHALHRNLFVEIGAYRGTASPVKLSRTPATYRSPPPALGGDTRAVLDRLGVDPALQQQLLDAGVLREAPG from the coding sequence ATGACCGCCTCGCGTGGCGCACTGGACGGCCTGAAGGTCGTCGACCTGAGCCGCGTGCTCGGCGGCCCGTACTGCACGCAGGCACTCGCCGACCACGGGGCGACGGTGGTCAAGATCGAGCCGCCGGACGGCGACGAGACGCGCGGCTGGGGGCCGCCGTTCCTCGGCGACACCGCGTGGTACTTCATGGGCGTGAACCGCAACAAGGAAGGGCTCGCGCTCGACCTGTCGCGCGACGAGGGGCGCGCGATCCTGTGGCGCCTGCTCGAAGAGGCCGACGTGCTCGTCGAGAACTTCAAGCCCGGCACGCTCGCGCGCTGGGGGATGGATTACGCGCGCGACCTGCAGCCCCGCTTCCCGCGCCTGATCCACTGCGCGGTGACGGGCTTCGGCGAAGCGGGCCCGCTCGGCGGGCTGCCCGGCTACGACGCGGTGATCCAGGCGATGGCGGGGCTGATGAGCGTCAACGGCGAGCGCGACGGCGACGCGACGCGCATCGGTCTGCCGATCGTCGACATGGTCACAGGCCTCAATGCGCTCGCGGGCATCCTGCTGGCGCTCGCGGAGCGCGGGAAGAGCGGGCGCGGACAGTCGATCGACATCGCGCTGTACGACTGCGGCGTGTCGCTGCTGCATCCGCATCTGCCGAACTTCTTCGGTTCGGGGCGCGTGCCGGCGCGCAGCGGCAACGCGCATCCGAACATCGCGCCATACGACAGCTACCGCACGGCGACCGTGCCGATCTTCCTCGCGATCGGCAACGACCGGCAGTTCGCGCGGCTCGTCGCGCATCTCGGTGCGCCGGCGCTCGCGGGCGATCCGCGTTTCGTCGACAACCGCAACCGCTGCGCGCACCGTCCCGAGCTGAAGGCCGAACTGGAAGCGCGGCTCGCCGCGCACGCATGCGAGCCGCTCGCGCGCGACCTGATGGCGGCCGGCGTGCCGTGCGGGCCGGTGCGAACGGTGGCCGACGTCGCGCACGATCCGCATGCGCTGCACCGGAACCTGTTCGTCGAGATCGGCGCGTATCGCGGCACCGCGTCGCCGGTGAAGCTGTCGCGCACGCCGGCTACCTATCGTTCGCCGCCGCCCGCGCTGGGCGGCGACACGCGCGCGGTGCTCGATCGCCTCGGCGTCGATCCCGCGCTCCAGCAGCAATTGCTCGACGCCGGCGTGCTGAGGGAAGCCCCCGGCTGA